The Deltaproteobacteria bacterium genomic sequence GCAACTGCCGGGGAAGCTCCGGACCGTGCGGGGCTATATCGACGGGAACTTCGGCCGGGAGTACCTGCCCACGGCGGAGGAACTGCACTTCAAGATCGGGGCCCAGATCATGCTCCTAAACAACGATACCTTCGGACGCTGGATCAACGGGACCATCGGCCGGATCACGGGGATGACCAGGGACGAAGAGGGAGAAGAACTCATCTGCGCCGAGCTGGAAGGCGGCGAGGAGGTGGAAATCGCCCCCAACACCTGGCAGATCTTCCGGTTCGTGGTCAAGGACGATCAGCTCGCTTCGGAAACCATCGGCTCCTTCACCCAGTATCCCTTCCGGCTGGCCTTTGCCGTGACGATCCACAAGAGCCAGGGGAAAACCTTCGACCGGGTTATCATCGACGCCGGCCGGGGGACCTTCGCGCCGGGGCAGATGTACGTCGCCCTCTCACGCTGCACGGCTCTCGAAGGGATCGTCTTGCGCAAACCCATTCAGAAGCGGCACATCATGGTGGACTGGCAGGTGATGAAATTTCTCACGGATTGCCAGTATCGCATCGCGGAGAAAAAACTCTCCCGGGAGGACAAGAAGGCAATGCTTGACCGGGCCATTCGTGAGGAACGGGATATCGATATCGTCTATCTCAAGGCGAAGGATGAAAAATCGAAGCGGACGATTCTCCCCCTTCAGGTGAGCGATATGGAATACAGCGGACACCCCTTCCTCGGCCTGGAGGCTTATTGTCGGGTGCGCGGGGGAAAACGGGTGTTCAACGTGGACCGGATTCTGGATATCTGCGAGCTTTTTTAAAGATCCTGCAAATCCTGTATTGTTACCCCGGACTTGATCCGAGGTCCGGTTCCTACACGCGGCGCTCTGCAAATGGATGCCGGGTAGAAGAGACCGTGTCATAGTGCGCAATTTAGATTCGAGGTCATTCTGAGTGAAACGAAGAAT encodes the following:
- a CDS encoding AAA family ATPase, producing MTRIEFNAEFQRALDLMETTRSHLFIPGRAGTGKSTLLNYFHGHTKKRVAILAPTGVAAVNVGGQTIHSFCGFKPDVTLQSIRRKRKKDGNSIYKKFDTIVIDEVSMVRADLLDCVDRFLRLNGPTDKEPFGGIQMVFIGDLYQLPPVLGNKEKDMFRLCYRTPYFFSAAVFGELELVFVELEKVYRQQDDAFIRILNAVRNRSVTDEDLKILNSRVDPHFASSPEDFYICLTSTNDLADRINEEHLEQLPGKLRTVRGYIDGNFGREYLPTAEELHFKIGAQIMLLNNDTFGRWINGTIGRITGMTRDEEGEELICAELEGGEEVEIAPNTWQIFRFVVKDDQLASETIGSFTQYPFRLAFAVTIHKSQGKTFDRVIIDAGRGTFAPGQMYVALSRCTALEGIVLRKPIQKRHIMVDWQVMKFLTDCQYRIAEKKLSREDKKAMLDRAIREERDIDIVYLKAKDEKSKRTILPLQVSDMEYSGHPFLGLEAYCRVRGGKRVFNVDRILDICELF